The Silene latifolia isolate original U9 population chromosome X, ASM4854445v1, whole genome shotgun sequence genome contains the following window.
TACACCGTTTGCAGGTGGTGTGAAGCCACCAACACTAAGGGAACAAATAGAAGCTGAAGCTTCTACTTGAAAATCTGAGAAAGCAAACATTTGTATAAACCTTGAAGCATGAGCTTCCAACTTAAGAAAAGTCGCTAATTGTGGAAGAGTACAATCATCGTCTCTATCaagttgtttttgagtatggcgtACAGACATCAATGGCACTTTGAAACCGCATCAAGAATTCAACAAGTGTACCATGTGCATTTTCAAAACGCTTGAAAAAATTATTCGACTCTTAACGCGTTGAGTTGTTCGTAATAGACAACCCATATGAACATCACGAAAATAAGTCGGGATCCATTTCCTCCTTTTTCTAAACATGGTTGACAACCAGGAATTACcgtcaagattatgctcattgaCCAACTGACACCACTTTTCTTCAAATTCAAGAGGTTCTAACAAAGATCCCAAACAATAGCATTCAAACGGCCGACAAAATCGGTCTCTCTCGAAATTGCAGCCCAACCTTATCGGTAAGCTtttgcatgatatgccacatgcaatatctgcgCTTAGCATGTTTGAAGACAACACGCAAACCCAGCTTTATTCCAGCACACTGATCAGTTATTATACAGTGTGGCTCTCGCTGTCCCATAGCATCAAGGAACTTTTGAAAGACCCACGTGAACGAATCTTCATCCTCATGAAATAGCAACGCAGAAGCAAAAAGTAATCGACCTTTTGTGGTGGTCTACGCCAGTAAAAGGAGTGAAAAGCATACAATACTTATTCGCATCGTAAGTTGGATCGTAAGTGATGTAATCACCAAACAAAGCATAGTTTCTACGAGACTCTGCATCACACCAAAACGCACGAACCAAGCATTTACCAGAATCCACCTCATAAGCAAAGTAAAAACCTTGGTGGTATCACGTTTATCCTCAAAATAGTTAACAAACAGTTGAGCATCCCGGTCTCCTATGAAACATTTGATATCCCTTCCAAAATTCTTAAAATCAACCAGTTGAGCTCCAACATTCTCATAGCCATCTACATATTCCTTGACATTTCTAAATGCCCTTGTTGGCCCTTGATTAACCCTTGAATGATCAATAATTGTCTTTTTATGGTAAAGATGGAGGTGCCTGTGTTTTTTTTGAAACTGTTGATTTCTAAGTGAACAAAAACGGTGATTATGCCACTCACGAAACTGAAAAACAACATAACCATCCCCATTATAGTGAAACTCAATCATAGCAGTACAACCAATCCTAGTTAATTTAGTGTTCCTGATATCAAAAGGCCTGGGAGTTGCCTGCTCCTTTCCACTATCTAAAACAGTAGCCTTCCTCTTACGATCTCTAAAACCTTCACGGTTGCAAACAACAAATTTATACTTCACATCACCAGAAACAGACCTTTTTTGAGAAGACTTCCTAGGTTCAAAACCAGATGCTTCTGCATACACATCATAAAAACTAATAGCTTCTTCTAACGTCCCAAACAACTGGCCAATATAAGGATTAAACTCAGGTGCAACATTCCTTGTCCACAATTCACTACCACCAGGTGTGGAGTCCAAAAGTAGTTGATGCACACGAGAAGGAacagaatgttgttcaacatgtGGAGTAGAACTAGATGCATCAGGTGGTTCAATCAGAACAGTAGAAGTAATTGAAGACTCAACAATATCATTACTATCTTTAGAGGTAATAGCAGAGACATGAAGATCATTACAGGAAGAAGAAGTTACATTACTTGTAGGATCTGCCAAGAAAAGTTAAATTTAAAATAACAAGAAAAAGGCTTAAAAGATATGGACGAAATCAAAATCACACAAGTGGCTGAACAATATCACATATCcaggaaaacaatatcacgttGTTTGGGAAAAATATCACACATGAAGATGGAAAACGATATCACAAGGAATGTTGCaggaacaatatcacacaggTGGCTGAACAatattgttggaccatatagatatatgattaagttttgataatgacaagtttgtgcttcgttttatatatactcttgcttgtaattgtttgtttagtctttgttagattaacttaggtttacaagtttagcaagtcatgttatagcagcttgagctataacattggaagtTCTTAAGGCATCATAaacaactgtaacaagtttcaagtatgatgatcattcaagcaaaaggctagatcaagtctttaacaaagctcaagatgaagagcttttggtcaagataaagagaagatcctttactgaagatctccaggaagattagttagtataggtcttcatctaatgacggtatcttaagataagagtattgggaaagtaaagttcTAACTATTTCACCTATtactttactaaccaaacttaaagttatagctgtttctactataactttaggtagcattttaaatgcacgattttaatagttttaaaatcatttttcaaaagataaaattcgtttaaacatatttcgaaatcttttgtatatatagtagagttgaattatgggttattataattggtgacttgcatattcctattggttagtaaaacgacttatgggtcgtcatgctacctagggtttgctagtctatctaatctaaccctaatccaagaagatAGGTTTTTATCCAAGattggacacgggcctagggtttcagccGTAAGCTGCAAACCGTTGGGGCGTGTGAGATGGTTGTGTTTAAGTaacctatctaatcaaatctagcttatatttatataagatattttcctatctttataatatatgatttgatttgtttacttatcctaacatcttaaagatatagttttatttgttaaataagatttacttttatcttgtttacctaaactataatatcttggattaaatttaggaaagagataaagatTTATCTCTTATAGCCTTAGCCGcttatctcacggcatcctagggtttcgtgcaaaccctagttcccacttctactataaatacaattgatcattcttcatttatctaagcttttcgaaatataacaatctttgcaaaacatatttgagtttaattcttaattgtcttatcGTTTTGTTTTGGAAAAtatttgcgaaaagtcgtgctcttcaaattgcttatctttctttaagattacgtcataagataatagtacttcatattgtttcttactcgttaaattgtgtgaacacttagaagaacaatcaagtgctttcttagtaacttaagatagtcaaatcgaatatctagtgatattcaaatcgagttatagttagagttaactatacgagttgggttgataattttgtaatccggagtaaggtactaaaattattaatcgagaatagtggacgtaggcttcgacgtgtgaagctgaactacttcaaatatcgtgtgtccttgcatctttcttttcagtcatttcattacgttcataatcaattagttaattagttaaagtttaatcaataaactttaagtaattaattaccttgatataaaataaaaagtaggcataattttttaaatactcaattcacccccccccctctcgagtatttgtggtgtgatagactcttcaattggtatcagagcctcgtgctcttgattgcctaaccgcaaagaggctagatccgtctatctttttatctttttattttatttttattccactgccttacacgtgtgaaatggattccaagtatcttaagtgtcccgtctttgatgggaagaattatggactttggaaaaacatgatgacacactacataaaaggacatgattgggagtgctggacgattataaagaacggaccacataaaattttggtcgcatcttcggaaggcactacctatgagaaaaaggaagaagactatgttgaggctgattacaagaaggctgagaaaaactcgaaagcgataagcctgttacaaaacggcatgacatcgactgaattcgatcgtttttcttcttgcacttcggccaaggaaatatgggatggtcttgagttggcctatgaaggaacatcggctgtaaggaaatatcgcattgatttgctgattcaaaaatatgaactctttagaatggaaaataatgaatcacttgatagcatgtcagcacgattttctactatagtcaatgagctcaaaaatcttggtaaaactttcAACTCctaggatattgctagaaaagtacttaggagtctaaccaagaaatggcgtcctaaggtcacggttatggaagaagtcagagatctcacatcccttccttatgcagaacttattggcgctctcatggctcatgaactcgtcctggaagacgatgaggccgagtccagtaataagaagagcatggctctacaagcttctgctaaggaagaagaagatgtagaaatagaggacgaaacggtcttgtttgctaaacggttcaacaaacgcattttcagaaataagcaagcaaaatcgttcaacaacaataataagttCTCTAATAAGAAAACTTCAGAGACAAAGAacacgtttgctaatagaggatgcttcaagtgtggagaatccggtcatatgattaaggactgtcccacatgggagagaatcaaagacaaagcaaaacgggagaaaaccaagaaggaattcaagcaagttatgatagcatcttgctggggagatctcgaccctgaggacgacgaagcatcagaagaagaagaagttgctaacctatgcttaagcaacgttagtcttgacctcttctcagacgatgataaagatagtgtggactcctactgctgcttcctaggagattccgattcagaagaagaagaagaggtaagctatcttgaacttaagaagagtgtcaagaaactttctaagaatgctttaatagaatattttgagcaatctcttgataagtgtcatgaacaagagatggaattgaaagatttgaaagaacaaattcttgatattggtgaagagaatcaactccttaaggcaaaggccaaaaagctcaaatctaaagttacagctaatatagctacaacttcagattcgacaaatgctgagaagaaggttcttgagtctaaagttatagctaatgaagctataacctcagacctaaaactcaacattaagcatcttcaggCCAAAGTTATAGCcagtgaagctataacattggaattgaggaaagtcaaagagcttcttgagtcaaaggctacggctagagaaaccgtaatctcagatcaaaagaaggagatcgAATCTTTgactcagcaattaaaggaatctaagactattctttcaaatactaaaagaacgcataccgagatggttcgagttcttaatgatagattccagaactttcgtgacaactatgaagagactcatcctcccaaagtcgtagaatcagaccattccaaatgcaacaaGGAAATAGAGTCCTTAAAAGAATTACTtttgcatgctagaaaggttcatgaaaaatgggaaggtagcacacgtgttctaaatttcctaactgagcaatcagataataacatgaaaatgggattagggcacgagtgctatggtcgtagagatcactctaaatgcaaatcaaccccttccgaacgagatttcagaaggagaaaatatacgaatttaccagaatatttgatttgcaattactgtggtcatactggacatatccaagaaaattgtgtcaaatatgctcaggatttaataaaaggaatcaactttgttaaagcatcCGACACTATTTTCGAAGATAATAATTGTACCCCATCAGAACCAAGTACAAGTGAggaacgcaacaatgatcatcgttggttctatgatatgagctttgaTTTCAAGAAGGATACCAAAGCTAAACAAACACCAAAACCTAAGGAGCCCGTCAAAACTAAAGCTcctccaaaacaacctgaaaaaCCGCGACATAAGGAACCCACGACTAAACCTAAAACGACTACTAAACAAATCCATTCGCCTCCAAATCGCAAGGTTATTAAAAAGGTTTGGATCAGAAAGGATCTAGTTTTCagggtgactaacgtcaaaggacccaacttagcttgggtacctaaaaactgtatctaattattttgcaggttgtggtgaaagaaaataacctatggtaccttgacagtggatgctcaaggcacatgactggagatgtaaacttatttctttcacttgaacccttcgatggaggtaaggtcacatttggtgataacaagaagggtaagatcatcggtgtaggtaaagttggaatatcctcttctcatgcaattagtgatgtttatcttgttagtggtctcaaacacaacttgctaagtatctctcaattatgcgacaaaggaaataaagttgtttttcattgattctgtcgaataataattgaaggaacgagtagtgttgtgcttgaaggacaccgtagaaggaatgtttatatgattgatttaaataacattcctactaattcattcacatgcatgaaagtaacgacagatgatccgtgcctttggcacaaaagatttgcttacataaattcaacaactttgaataaactaaagaaatgggatctggttgaaggacttccatcaatcaaattcgatcaagaaactcTATGTGATTCTTGTGCCCGTTGCAAGCACgttagatcatcgttcaaaccaaagagaatagtaagtaccaaggaaccactagaactcgtgcacatggatctttgtggcccaatgaaggtaagaagtagaggtggatcaaggtatgtcttcgttctagttgatgactatTCTAGATTTGTTTGGCCGATCTTTCTCaactcaaaagatgagactttcgaggagtttgcagttctaatgaaacttgcccaaaataagtataaatctaaattaatttccattcgtacggatcatggcaccgaatttgataaccaagcCTTCAtacaatattgtagggagaatggtgttgggcataacttctcagcaccacgaaccccacagcaaaacggtgttgtggaacgtatgaatagaacattggaggatatggcacgcacgatgttattgtgtagtggcctacctcgaaatttttgggctgaagctattagtactgcatgctatgttcataatcgagctttgattagacctattctcaagaagactccttatgagcttcttaggggacgtaaacctaacatatcacatctacgttgcttcgggaatAAATGTTtcgtccataataatggcaaaaatagattaagcaaattcgatcccagaagtgacgaagcggtatttgtcggttattctaatcatagtaaagcatataaggtttttaataaaagaaccttatgcatcgaagaaagtgttcatgttgtttttgatgagaataatatgtttgacaaagctgaacaggatgaggaagaagatcgAACGAACCACGATTTCCGATtatccagggatgaacttccggaattggatgaggaagataaagaaattgagggcacaaatgatgaacaaggaaccccttcgaatgataaaggaaagaggactgagagtttagttgatgatactaaaacctcttctcaatccaagcaattggaggataaagttataagcgatgaagctataacttcaacttcTAATCAACAAACTAAGTCCAAAGTTATAAGCGATTCGTTATAACCCCGGACTTGGATTCAGTGGGGAACAAGGCAcgaaccccaatcattcgaagaaggcgagacgagttgagatgaagatgtgcctcgtatttctaagaaatggaaatataaggattcccatccaatggaaaccatcctaggaagtttgaatgaaggtgttcgaactcggagaagacttaacaacttttgctccTTCTACTCTTTTTtgtcaaccattgagccaacaaatatcaaagaagcacttgccgggcagattggatcgttgctatgcaagaagagcttcaacgaTTCGAGCGaaacaaagtgtggcatttggttccaagacctaaagatcgaacggtcatcggtacgagatgggtgtttagaaacaagctggacgatacaggagttattgttcgaaacaaagctagattggttgtacaagggtataatcaacaagaaggaattgactacgatgagaccttcgctcTTGTAGcggacttgaggctattagattattaatagcatttctttgctcataaaggaataaaactttttcaaatggacgttaaaacagcttttcttaacggctatttgaatgaggaggtttttgttgaacaacccccaggatttctcgatagcaagtttcaaaaccacgttttcaaattagataaagctttgtatggtttgaaataagctccgagatcgtggtacgacagattgtcaaaatatcttctagaaagtggttttaaaagaggatctgtcgacaaaaccctattcctGAAAACTGAGGTTTCCGATTTATTAGTCGTACAAATATACgtcgacgatattatttttggttcaactaataatcgcttatgtaagtatttttcagatttaatgacctcagaattcgagatgagcatgatgggagaactcaagttcttccttggactccaaatccaacaaactcctgaagggattatgatacaccaacaaaaatacatcaaggagctaatcaagaaattcggtatgaAAAATTCTAACTCCAAACAAACTCCTATGGGCACTGAGAAGAAGTTGACCTTGGATGAGAACGctaagtctgtcgatgagacaacttatcgaggtatgattggctcactcct
Protein-coding sequences here:
- the LOC141620723 gene encoding uncharacterized protein LOC141620723; translation: MIGFAAHSSQLSYYSNYFLYSDPTSNVTSSSCNDLHVSAITSKDSNDIVESSITSTVLIEPPDASSSTPHVEQHSVPSRVHQLLLDSTPGGSELWTRNVAPEFNPYIGQLFGTLEEAISFYDVYAEASGFEPRKSSQKRSVSGDVKYKFVVCNREGFRDRKRKATVLDSGKEQATPRPFDIRNTKLTRIGCTAMIEFHYNGDGYVVFQFREWHNHRFCSLRNQQFQKKHRHLHLYHKKTIIDHSRVNQGPTRAFRNVKEYVDGYENVGAQLVDFKNFGRDIKCFIGDRDAQLFVNYFEDKRDTTKVFTLLMRWILTTTKGRLLFASALLFHEDEDSFTWVFQKFLDAMGQREPHCIITDQCAGIKLVPLMSVRHTQKQLDRDDDCTLPQLATFLKLEAHASRKGIICRHIIWVYSGKQVHTLPDKYILMRWTKNAHKIPLYGPHGELIEDFDATDLRKMEMCKLWSEFYATISVLKNVSTKDITDLVDTLKQFRVKLNPQSESMTKEQELEMLLGCSSSTEVRILPPRQAKNKGSGKRMISKKQQCIAKAEKPKRLCRNCKQMAHHDKRNCPNAFVPDADNKDSSDEDDADDG